GCTGAAGGATAAACTAGCCGGAAACTAGGCAGCAAAAAGCAcgctttttccatttcacgccatttctgtgtttgtgtgtgggctTGCGTTCTTCCGCGTGTTTAGGTCTACAAGAGAATAAGCGACATCCTCTAATTTAATGCTTCTTATTTTAATGGCCAAGTTGGCaggttggtggttggttgcTTCTTTGCTGTAAGGTATCCCTCGCTGCACcataaacacgcacacacacatacacatgagcgcgcgcgcgcaactgCATCACAACGATTGCTCTGACGTTGCCACGGATTTGCGTATGGTGAAttattttgctgttgctgtcgctCTTTTGTCAAACGATCCTACGCCGCTCCGCTCTTCAGCCCACCATTATCTTCCACAAACTTCCTTTACTTGCTCTTTGGATGGAAGGAAATCTTTCGCGTCTTCAAAGCGGCCCACTTGTGCCGCTTGATATAGTAGGACAGGGCACCCAGAATGAGGACGATACCGAGCGACTTGATTCCCATGCGCTTGCGCTCATCGTGGTACGGTTCGGCGGCCCACACCAAAAACGTGGAGACGTCCTTTGCCAGCTGACTGGCGGTCGGCGGGGTACCGTCGGAATATTCAGCGGCctgaaaacacacaacaaaaaccaGGGTTCACTTTCATAACGATTTCACACGCCGGTGGATTCATTCTATTGGTCGTGTTACGGTTTAGTTACCTCGCTGTAGAGTGCCTGGGCCATCGAGATGGCACCGCCCGGGAAGTACGGGTTGTAATACTGCCCCTCGCGCAGCACCACCCCTGCCGGGGCATCACAGTAGCCGGTTAGTAGCGCAAATAGGTAGTCCTCGCCACCGTGACGTGCGAGCGCAATGTAGCTCAGATCGGGTGGGTAAGCACCGTTGTTGGCCGCCCGAGCAGCCTCCTCGTTGGGGTACGGACTGGGGAAGTAATCGGACAGCTTGCCCGGCCGGTTGAAATAGTTGCCAGCCTCGTCTGGGCCGTCACGTACCATAATCTCCTCCGCTTCGGCTTTCGCCTCTGCCTCGGTGTGCGTCACGCCGACCAGATTGCGGTATGCAATGAAGCGCATAGAGTGGCATGCGGCGCACACCTGCTTATATACCTCGTATCCTCGCCGAACCGATGCATGGTCGAGCGAATCGAGGACTCCCTTGTGGTTCCAGGGCAGAGCTGGCGGATGTACTTCCGTGCCCGAGGCGGCTACCGATTGCTCGAGCGCGTACAACAGTGCGCCGGCCCCACCGACTACCacaccggcagcggtggcaaCCTGAAAAGTTGAAGCAAGttacaaaattattttcaaacccGAGTAACGACTCAGCAGCCACTAGCAGTACCTTTTGGCTCCTGGTCCATGCACGACTCGTGGAGAAGTTCTGTACCTGtggcgaaagaaacacaaaactgCCGTTACACCGTTTCTCTCAACATTTCTGCCGCTGCCCATCACGGAGAGCCgatcaaattaaaaaagtgCAAACAACATTACAACAACGACAATTCGAGTTACATTCACGCTATCGGtgaaaaaagataaaaacaaTCGCAACCCTTGTAACCAGCTAAATCCGTCCACTCGTC
The nucleotide sequence above comes from Anopheles bellator chromosome 1, idAnoBellAS_SP24_06.2, whole genome shotgun sequence. Encoded proteins:
- the LOC131205830 gene encoding cytochrome c1, heme protein, mitochondrial isoform X1, which produces MAAFVGRICGSGLLSPKSGATLQKVQNFSTSRAWTRSQKVATAAGVVVGGAGALLYALEQSVAASGTEVHPPALPWNHKGVLDSLDHASVRRGYEVYKQVCAACHSMRFIAYRNLVGVTHTEAEAKAEAEEIMVRDGPDEAGNYFNRPGKLSDYFPSPYPNEEAARAANNGAYPPDLSYIALARHGGEDYLFALLTGYCDAPAGVVLREGQYYNPYFPGGAISMAQALYSEAAEYSDGTPPTASQLAKDVSTFLVWAAEPYHDERKRMGIKSLGIVLILGALSYYIKRHKWAALKTRKISFHPKSK
- the LOC131205830 gene encoding cytochrome c1, heme protein, mitochondrial isoform X3; translated protein: MAAFVGRICGSGLLKKRCNGSFVFLSPQVQNFSTSRAWTRSQKVLLVATAAGVVVGGAGALLYALEQSVAASGTEVHPPALPWNHKGVLDSLDHASVRRGYEVYKQVCAACHSMRFIAYRNLVGVTHTEAEAKAEAEEIMVRDGPDEAGNYFNRPGKLSDYFPSPYPNEEAARAANNGAYPPDLSYIALARHGGEDYLFALLTGYCDAPAGVVLREGQYYNPYFPGGAISMAQALYSEAAEYSDGTPPTASQLAKDVSTFLVWAAEPYHDERKRMGIKSLGIVLILGALSYYIKRHKWAALKTRKISFHPKSK
- the LOC131205830 gene encoding cytochrome c1, heme protein, mitochondrial isoform X2; the protein is MAAFVGRICGSGLLSPKSGATLQKVQNFSTSRAWTRSQKVLLVATAAGVVVGGAGALLYALEQSVAASGTEVHPPALPWNHKGVLDSLDHASVRRGYEVYKQVCAACHSMRFIAYRNLVGVTHTEAEAKAEAEEIMVRDGPDEAGNYFNRPGKLSDYFPSPYPNEEAARAANNGAYPPDLSYIALARHGGEDYLFALLTGYCDAPAGVVLREGQYYNPYFPGGAISMAQALYSEAAEYSDGTPPTASQLAKDVSTFLVWAAEPYHDERKRMGIKSLGIVLILGALSYYIKRHKWAALKTRKISFHPKSK